In Lolium rigidum isolate FL_2022 chromosome 3, APGP_CSIRO_Lrig_0.1, whole genome shotgun sequence, the genomic window cccctgtgggacggggacgggctcggggcgccggacaccgtatcggggcgcgccggacaaaaaagggctttgggggacgcggctggaacgctttttttgtccggcgcgccccaaatcgctttgggggacggtttgggggacgcgactggagatgctcttatcacgCACCATATCTCCAAGCTGCGATGATTTCGATCCTCCTCATCAACCCCCCAATGTCCATAGCGAGGTTAAGCTAGGAGAATGCTTGAATCGGCCCTTGCATGACGGTGTTCTTCAATTGGAGAGGACACTTCTCGGATCTAAATCTCTCTCGCACCCGTTCTTCGTGGTCAAGGTGCCAAAGGGCATGGGATTTCTTAATAAAAACCCTGTGGAGTTGTTCTTCCTGAGATTCGATGACATCTTAAACATGTTCCACTTGATGCGGCTCCACCCAACCTTGGTCTGCCATGTTGGGCTCAGCATGGGGTGCAAGATCAtcagatggcgcgtgatgcacggtTAGCATGAGGGGACAAGAGGACAAGCATCTTGTGTGTGCGCGATGTCGAGAAAGTAGACGAAGCCGCAATCTCCTGAATTGTAGTGCATGCGCGCTAGCTGCTTATGGTGAGATCCGGATGTACACTACACTCTAATGGCCTGGATGGTTACGAGATCATGTGGCCAGTGCTTTTGCTGAGTTCCATCTAAAAGAACCTATGTTCATTCCAATCGAACTGTATGTTATGAATTGTTAGGTTAATCATTGCCTCAAAAACATATGAACAAGTGAGAAGAACTAACCGGTGTATGAAAAAAACAAGTGGATCAGATCATGATTCAAGATAAGTCTGTGGGTGCAACATTGCATGTACAAACAAGCTAACATGTCACGGGTTAAGAGAACAGAACATGGACAAACTTTAACTGATTCCACGTGTACATGTATGTATACATCCTTTTACAAATATATGGGAATCATTTGGACACCACAAACAGCAAGATACATTTATCGACGACTTTGGCGTACGTGGTCGCAGCCGGCCGAACTGGAAACTTCAAGCAAATCATGAAGAGGAGGAAATTAACAAAAATACAGTAAAATCACGAAATAAGATTTGTATGTGGATATGGACGGGATGTATGTGGAAGATGAACTGATGGTGCATGGTTTGTGCTGGACGGATGGATCAGAGGGGGCAGGTGAAGTTTTCGGGGCAGGTCTTGCCGCACTTGTTGAGGAGGAGGTTGAGGTCGACGGGGACGTTGAGCTTGAGCCCGAGGACGTTGGCCTTGATGGCGGTGCAGAGGCACACGGCGGCGTCCAGGTCGGCAAGCCCTTTGAGCAGCGGGCAGCACTGCTCGTTCGCCGGCACGCCCAGCTTGAGCTTGACCAGGTTTAGCACGTTGGCGCACACCTGGAGCTTAAGCGTGCCGATCGAGCAGTGGCTGGTGGAGGGCGGTGGGAGGATTGGTGGGGTGGGGCAGTATGGGGTGCAGCCGTGGgcaacggcggcgaggaggacaaGGTTCAAGGCCAGGAACAGGGCCAGCTTAGAGGGCGCCATTATGCAGATCGATCGCTATTAGCTAGTGATCGATGAATCTCTTGGTAGGCTAGGCTCTGCGGCACTTGCTTGGGATGGTTTTCTTGGGTTGTTTGGGCTGCTATTTATATCCCAGGTGTGTAGATCATttcagaaagaaaaaaatagccaCCCACGATCGAACGATTATTGGAGCTGAGAGCTGCGCGCGCCACCCGACTGTCCTTCCTATAAATATAATCTAAAAGATAATCTTGACAGAGAATAGGACACGGAAATGTATATACTGGCAGCGCTAGGAGCTGGCATTCATCATATTGAGGGTCACGGGAGGCATATATAGCTAGGATCCACCCAAAAGAAAAAGCAGACATAATATAGGTGATCTTATATGGTTTTGATTCCATCTAGTGGCCACGCATGTTACTATTGCAGCGCAGGAGATGTCTATTATACGTTTCGTGCTTTGGTTTATGGGGTGGATATTTCTCAGTCGAGTGAGAAATAACTTTGTTTTTAGTTAAATAACGTTATCAAATCTGAGTTACAACTTACATTGCAACTGATAACTAGCACGAATCATGAATCAAATCTAACAATGTAGAACTTGACTGAGCACGAACTTAGCAAATCCCTTGACTTATTCTACTTTGTCTGTTTGGATTGCATGGACACATACGCATAAGTAGCTGTGTAGTTGTCTGTTTGGCTTGCATGGACACGTACGCATATGCATTATTTGTGAATTCTGACCTTCTACACGGTGAAAATAAGAAATATTCGAGCGGGCTACGTCAACGTTTGTGCATTACTTTCTTTTTTGAATCTCGTTGTTTTGAAAAAAATTCTTTTTTACTTCAGGTGTTATTTTTGGTGTTGGCAAGAGTATTGTTGCTGCATTTGTCTAATCATAGAGACCTGGTAATATTTCTTTCTctcttcttttattttatttttttggctTTCAGCACCGTTGATATCTTCAGGTATCttgttggtgcataatatggaaataattggtatcttcttgttaTTAGTATATTTTCTTTATAAAAAATAGCTTTATAGTTAACTATTAGGTAATCCAATTCCAGAGTGATTTTTTTACGGATAGTTCCAATTTCAAAGAGATTCTTCTGACGGAGGCAATCTGTTACAAATAGCTGCATTAGTGCCAATTAGTTTGTGTAGCATATTTTTGTGACACTAGGCAGATTAAAACACCGGATGAAGAATATACTAGGCAAAGTCACTTACTTTACACTAGGTCCAGATTGTAGAAACGTGTGGCTACTCGCCGCAGAAGGCGAGAATTGTCAGGAACACCAACTTTGCCGAGTGTCCTGTAAAAAACACTCGGTGAACTTGTCAGTTAGTGTTGccgagtgtttttttttttgcgatacTTAAGagacaatttttttctttttctttctattttttaaattttttgatgTAGAACGCATTTGTTTTTTGATATATATTTTCCTATCACCTTTTTTCCTCTCATTTCCCAGCACCTTCTCATGCCGTTTCTCTTTCGTTGGTCTTTTTTTGGCCCATTCTATAGTCATCTCTTTTCTGCTGTAAATTTTTCATCATCTCTTCCCCATCCCTTTCATGCCGCAAATTTTCCTTATGATTTCTTTTGTCATCGTTATCCTCACATAAATAGTCGAAGCGACCGAACAAGGTAGGGGTCAAGCATCTATGATTTTTGGCGCTGGATCGACTCGCTAGCACACACTTATTAAAAACAGTATAATAAAGAAAATTTTATAATCTATTACATCAACTGATCCAGAAATAATATAAttcgatacaacttgcatagccaaaGGGCTATCCCAAGACAAATAGAGTTCAACAAGGGAAACCAAATAAGATAAGTAGTCTCAATCAGTGCCACAAGTGAAACTTGCCGAGTGGAAATTTGCGGCTCTAACATCGTAGCTCACTCTTCTTCGTAAAAGTCTTCAACAAATGTTACATCAATAATGATTTGGTCAATACTCTAAATGTATGGGAAAGTTAATTCACGGAAGGGGTGATAACAGACCTATCACATATATGCATATTTCGGTTGGTGGGGTTCAAGATTATTTTGTGGAAAGCaagttttatcctatattttcaaaTATGTTTTAATTGTTTTGAAATCTCTCGGGACACTTAGATAGATAGAAAACGTTCTCTTAATCCATGTTCAACCTCTCAATTTTTAATTTCATTAAATTTGTGATAAGGAGATCTGATAGACAGTTCCATGCCCTTGCTCATAGTTGTCAATAAATAAGGATACCGCTAAGTACATTGTATTGACAATCTTGAGAGGTTTTACACTTTGCCCGCCCGACtcagagaaccctttccaccatgATGGTCATTTTTCATCAAATGGTTTGGTGAAGACTAAGATGAGACTTTTTAAAAGTAATTCCCTAACCACAGCAGACTTGTTGCCACCAACACATTCTACATCTTCCTATCACGCTGGGTTGGGTTCATAGAACCTACTTAGTTAAGACAGAGCTGATATGACATGTGGTTCCACATGGAAGCTAATAAACTAGAAACATGTCTAATCTCCATAGTTCTTGGGTGCTTTCCACGGATGTGCATAATACATCAGCATACATAGAAATTGCCTCATAGACATGCCCCCAATAGAAATGGCTTAGCAACTCATAGATGTGTCCCCATACagatggcaaaaaaatattaattcCATCTACCCTGATGATTGACTAATTAAGTTGTTTCTGCAATATCAAAATATATACTTTTCTATCTAACACATAGCCATGCCATGAGCTAAGCAACTTGGTGTCATAACATAGCATTAATATATTTTTAAAAAACCACACATACATTATAAGAAAAAATATCGAAGTCCAAGAAAAAATTAGGTATTCATGGACAAAAGTGAAGTTTCTTGGTAGAGGTTGTCGGTGTCACAATCCTTACAACAACAGTTGGTACACTCCAGACAATCTATGGGATCAAACAAATTGCAATGAAAATATATTAACAAACAACACGCATGCAATGTATGCTATGCATGCCATGTATGCACAAGGGCTTTAGTTCTCTTGAAAGGTTTTAATCTAATTTACCGAACTTTTGTTTCAAATGAgtaattcaaataaattttattCACTATTCCAAATAATCATATAAAGGCATTCCACAAAAAAATTAAATTATTATTTTATAAACTATGAACCAGAATACCATAGAAATCTTTGGATTCTAGGTGATTTTACAATATTAATGCAAAAAACAATCACTCATTCTAAGATTATATATCCACGGGGAAAAACCTCCACCTGTGCGTGCTTCATGAACTATTCGATATCCGCTCAATAAAATCCGTGGGCACAATTAGCCCTCCATATATGCGTCCGGTGGGTCGAATATCTATGGATATTTGGATCCATGGATAAAATTTACATCCTTAGCCCTCCATATCTGCGTCCGGTGGGTCGAATATCTATGGATATTTGGATCCATGGATAAAATTTACATCCTTAGCCCTCAAAACCTTCGGCCTCAAGCTTCAGTGCCGACGGCACCATCGGACTTCAGCAACAAATTTGGTAGCCTAGCGGCGTGATTTTGTGTATGGCGAGGGGGGAGGTCGATGGGTGCAGGGCTTTAAAGGGGAGGGATCGGAAGACGTTGAGCAACACGGGTGAGTGGAGGTGGGAGACAAGGGCCACATCGAGTGAGGGGTTTCAAGCAGGTTTCTCCTGGCAAGTTAATTCGCTAGCGTGGGATGGCCAGCTAAGTTGTCCCTCTATATTTTTAAAACTCTTTTCTCCTTTTCTTGTCTAATTTTCATCACATGTGTTTGAGCATATTCGTAAAAAGGGCAAATAAAAACCAAAAACAAATTTATAAAAATGATGTTATCTAAAGTTGGACATTCGGAGTATTAATTCTCCAAAAAGATTAGAATTTGAAAATAATAATATTAAAAGTTTGCCACTATGACCTTAAGAAGTTCCAAAGATGCAAAAATTTGAATGAAAAGCTTGAATAAAATATAAGACCTATATGAATGATGTGATGATACGCAAAGTACAAACTTTTTGATGTTACAGTGGTTTGCTCCATGAGTATTTTAGGTGATCCTTATGTTGGTGGTGACTCTGTAGGGATGCCATCCTCTTCACACAACAATTGCATGACACCCTGATATCTCCCAAGCGTATATACTTACCAACCACTTTGTTTGTAATATCACAAAAGATTAAATAAAACTATCATAGTTGATGGTGTTTTTAGCCGAAACACATTTTTGACACACCTTGTGCCTCAAACTCCACCAAATACTCCGATGTCCTTCTCCTTTTCACACATGACTACATATACATAAAAACCCTTCCTCCAAAGGCACATTCTTTTGCAAAACAGAACCGCCATCACAATCTTTGTTTTGGGTCTGGAATTAATTGTTCCTCTCTCTAGGCCGGAGGTTTTTTTTGAAGCTTTcacgggcggggggggggggggggggaggatcctCACCTGAATATATTGCATCAAATAGAGTTTGTAGGTTACAATGGGAGAGGTGGTCATACCACAGATCGGCATCCACTATTATGTCTGCTTGCTTGAAGCAGTGAGACCATAATGTGAAGTctgagatgatgtttgtaattttCATTGCCTATGTGTCTGGTCTATACCTCTGAAGACTTTGGCATTTCTTGCCTCCCAGATCTTCCATTTGAAAGAGCAAGGTCTATACcacgggttttgtgtgtttgataacaacacttgaatgaatttaaccgtgtgcatagattgtctttgatagatttgcaggtgcacggtgccctcgctaaACACTTCATGATCGGAAGACTAAAGCgtggcttataggttttctggttttgtgtgtgtgtcgcgaggtgacgtggttggagagggaaagagAAATCTGCAGAATCTGCCTGACCGGtattaccggtaccaggagcggtagtaccgctaccctactggtaccgccctgaaGTACCGCTCTGGGTGTTTGCACGTGAAAAGTCCCACAGAgtgagttacggtacctctacggtaccatgagcggaaGTACCGCTCGCAAGCGGTAGTTCCGGcatggtaccgcttaggtaccgcaaGTCAAGTTATGGCACCACCGCTTCTGTACCGCCGAGGTACCGCATGGAGTCCGGGGCTCCCAGAGGccgttgcggtacctcgagcggtaccgctagCGGTACTACCACTTCGAGCCCACGTGGCGAATATGTGGGTTGATTTCaaacccagagcggtactaccgcttgcccaagcggtagtaccggttataTGCGGGATCTGcatataacggttggatttggaggggcctataaaagggccccttcttccccagctcgattttatctcttctccttctctctcctctattgttgctgagctcaaaccttgaggatctccccacctaaccaaccaatcttgcccaaactttgtggagtggtggaggaggccccgatctatagttctaccaagagagaattcaccaatacctgctagtccttagtggatcttggagttagggttcctatggtgggatcttggaggaagtgctccaatggaggctagcttggagttatgctagccccatagggtgttgggagcctccggtgtttgtggagctcgccccaaccttgtgaaggaactgccgcctcgaccggctacttagtggagaaggggaagctccttTGTGGGGCTTTCTcgtggaagaaggtgaggccttccttcgtggtgtggccgcccagccttcgtggctagcacctcatcaacgcagacgtactcccttttgtgggaggaactgcgggaaacaaacctcaccTCGTCTACGCttccccggttgtcccgctccctaacTTTACTATCATGTTTGGTtcatttgcttgttgcactagcctaggatcatactaggatcacctctacctctaaagctatcacctttacttacGCCTCGcataaaaactgaaaaagacataaaaatgTGTAGCccccattcacccccccctcttgttcgctacgatccattcaattggtatcagagcaaggttttcttactcgggctttaccgcctaagaaattgcTGAACAACAGGCGGCTGAGAATGGgtcccttcccggtgagcaaccacctccaccatcaaccttcaatagcACAACGGCtatgttggatgacctcaagaaattggagtcatccatcataagacaaatgaaggctatgatgatggagatgattgctccaaaaccaacccccaccgtagatcctaaggcaagtgccgaggatccccccAAAAAAGCTAATCAAttttctcctattggtattgtcgcTCAATCGACAAAAGACccgcaaaaggaagggcttggggagaccggcacttcatcAAAAGGAAAGGATGAGCCACCGGTTGTGGAACGTTTAGGGGGTAATCAtgtgtgccaccaccaagtgattacaccataatgtTCCAATTcttatgccacatatcttgtctcatggttcaccaccgctacttgaatccaatagttttgaaaattggcaattcttaatgcgttctcatgtgcgcagcgcttccaCCGAGCTTTGGTGCATCATCGAGGAGggttattcaccacgagacccgaagaacatgacaagaagagaagtggtggatgaccaactcaacgcaaccaccatcaacatgattcacatggccgtcacacccaaggaccgcgctcacatcctgtaatatcccaggatttggggttaaaaaaaagaggaaacagatgtgtgcattgcattcatgcatagaaaatccggggaaataTCGCGTTTTTGTTTAAAACCatgaaagtgatcgaggtttcttgcATCGATGGAATTGAGTTAGTAATCGACGCAAGTCCAATaaacttcgacatgacctttgttgaactATTTGATTTTGGGGagcacaatttgaattcaattcaaatatgaatgataagaattaaaattgaaaatttgaattGGAATTCGTATTCCAAACAAGAACTTTCTAATAACAATTCCAACAATATTTGAATCGGGAATCAAGACAATGATCATAAAGAATAAGGAATTTTAGAATagagaaattacaactttattaatATTAACACAATAATACAAAGtctttaaaaaataaataaaaataaaaatataatcaCAATTACAATTACATGaattagaaaataaaataaaatccaaAACTAAACTTGAAGATCATCATCTCTTGTTCAAGTGTGCACCTGCAAAACAACCAAAGAAAAACCCAACAGAGAACTAATGCCAAGTGGATATGTTAAAAATAAAGAGAAATGGAAGGGGTAGATATTTTCTCAGCAATGCCTTTCCCCAGGGGGAGATGCATCTACCCAGGAGATGCAGCAGGCAAGCAAGCAGCACACACAAGGTTGTATGTGTGTGTTGTcgacctgttgactgccaaaacccaccggcgggaagcggccttgtcaacaccgtagagccgggaagagcctagagctgcggctggctgagacccctccgagcgacggcccgcaatgctcttctggtcacacgcggcgatgcgaagtgcaagggcgtgccacctgacctataccgggtcaggaaggtgatggggatgcctcgcttagtttcctgcagggcatacatgtaaacattaaatacgagcctcgatcggctctcaggttatcctgtgaatcggctcaaagagccgatccacccatgattcgtacggggtgcacgaatacttggtggtcctgcttgatcaagatgaagctaatgagatctacgacgatttagggttttcaccgcataatcggatcatcctactccgagttgggcctcgcggccacgcacggtgctcgtaagccgatcctaaacaaggcctaaaaaccaacatgaagttgatcctcggaacatcccgtttaggacttgcgaacgccaccctacgtgccactggatcctccccctttgtaaggcctaactattgcagatattaaactaatccttgtagaacaaggagcaatcgtaacggatcagatctactaaataatgatcaagcggggtgccgcccccacaccggagataggcgtgagggcggctagatatgcaagggttgcactacgtaagcatgcttaaacgaagaacaatgctaaccctaacacatctaatgataactacgttgctcgccatcaaaagcgcttcgatacgagcaacgcatgaacaacgtggggcttgtgctgcctagatcgcaagatgcgatctaggcagcatgtcgcttacctgatagaaaccctcgagacgaaggagttggcgatgcgccgagattggtttgttttggggttgaacgtgagttgttgtttattccataaaccctaagtacatatttatagtccagcggactttctaatgtgggcgtgcactaaaccgtgcacgagataaactctaacttctaaatcgatacacaatctattatattaagatacacgggctaactagcccaaattctccgtgcaaggccgcttcatagatcttccatatgtaatcttccaagcccatcttgatcgcggcccacctcctgatttagccaaaatctggtgataacacatgccccctggttttggtaatgataatttcaaaaccactcgtttttcctcggaggggtcgtgtcacggcgaGAGCGGAAGctgtcgcagcatgcctcatcatgacgacttgccttcccaacttctctgcacgatttgacagttttggcaccatgtcctcgagaactgctcggaaattaaaaactcccacctccttttatttagccgcatcgaacagttctcctctttaccccttccgcagtagcactccaaaaaaccctcccctgcaaccatgtcctcttcctcttcctcttcctcttcttcttcgtcggatctttcccacgtgtcctctcccatccgagagtcgacgccctcgtggggtacgcaagcggcgtacgacatcctcgccccaacgaagtgggacaaagaggaccatgactcctccgtcaggtccgaggatgacaaatcccacaccgacggggagagcgacctccgcttccttgctcacgaggaagtggtggaggagagcgaagacgaccgcctctctgggcggacttcaccacctccgaggaggtgaaggaggaggaagaggaggaggaggatgaagacagctcctccgacgagccgccggccaaacgccgccacctcggcccgggaacttcagcgacgtcgacggtggacgacgacggcgacgaagaggatgaagacgacgagggtcctgtcggcggTCGGCTGGAGCCGGTGATGACGAGCCGGcgagggagcagcgccggcgagtggcgacgacgacgaggcggcgagcggcccctagatagggtcttagcatagggctagcagtaccagacggggcaatgtatccccctggtatttccttttgagagcaatcagctcttctatgtaagaaatctggcttatcaatggagaaattccccaacacgattttgccgattccctttatgataatttagccgattgtctttcgttCTGATTCTGCACGATTGCCAAGccggacaatgcccaacaagccgatggcatcgcatcggtctctcccgatagatttcgagatagatccaccccagacccaaactccttgccaaacaaggccaagccctaatcgcgcaaatccgcagatctctcaagatggcatgttgaacttagcggcaaaactcctgaaataatgtcaggtctcctttaaattatcctctccgaattctgctcgctcagccccggcagcttccttctacaacaatcactgtcttttgaacgagccgtcacgaagagtgagcccacttcgacagagttggttaaacctcgagggcgagctgccccccgagtctcagccaaggcgaggataaagaatggatcatcaccattgaaatttcggggcgggctcaaccttgtccaagagagctatcctgcgg contains:
- the LOC124694491 gene encoding cortical cell-delineating protein-like; translation: MAPSKLALFLALNLVLLAAVAHGCTPYCPTPPILPPPSTSHCSIGTLKLQVCANVLNLVKLKLGVPANEQCCPLLKGLADLDAAVCLCTAIKANVLGLKLNVPVDLNLLLNKCGKTCPENFTCPL